GATGTATTTCGCCACCACGCATTTCGGCGCGGATGGCGGCATCTGCGTCACCGCCTCGCACAATCCGATGGACTGGAACGGGATGAAGATGGTGGGCGCCGGATCGGCCCCGCTGGATCCGGGCACCGCCATGGCCCGCATCAAGGCGCTGGCCGAGGCTGGCGAAACCGGGCCTGCGGGCCGCGCAGGGTCTGTTTGCGATGTCGCCGCCACCGCGCGGGCCGCCTATGTGGACCGCGTGCTGTCCTTTGTCGATCCGGCGGCGCTGGCGCCCCTGCACATCGTCGTCAATGCCGGCAACGGCGCGGCGGGCCCCAGCTTCGATGCCATTGCCGAAGGGCTGGCGGCGCGCGGGGCGCCGCTGCGCTTCACCCGCCTGCACCACGCCCCCGACGGCACCTTTCCCAATGGCATCCCGAACCCGCTGCTGGCGGAAAACCGCCCCGTCACCGCCGATGCGGTGGTGGCGGCCGGGGCCGACATGGGCGTGGCCTGGGACGGCGATTTCGACCGCTGCTTCCTGTTCGACCACACGGGCGGGTTCATCGACGGCGAATATGTCGTGGGCCTCCTGGCCGAGGCCTTTCTGGCCCGCGAACCCGGAGCCACCATCATCCACGATCCGCGCATCATCTGGAACACGCAGGATGTGGTCGCCCGCGCCGGCGGCCGGGCGGTGCAGTGCCGCACCGGCCATGCCTTTGTCAAACAGGCGATGCGGGCGGAAAACGCCGTCTATGGCGGGGAAATGAGCGCGCATCACTATTTCCGCGATTTCGTCGCCTGCGACAGCGGCATGATCCCCTGGCTGCTGGTCGCCGGGCTGATCGGGCGCAGCGGGCGGTCGCTGGCCGATCTGGTGGCCGCGCGGCAGGCGGCGTTCCCCTCGTCGGGCGAGATCAACTTTACCCTGGCCGATCCGGCGGCCGCGGTGGCGCGGGTGCAGGCCGCCTACGGGCCGCAGGCGGTCCATGCCGATACGATGGACGGGCTGGGCCTGTCGTTCCCCGGCTGGCGCTTCAACCTGCGCGCCTCGAACACCGAGCCGGTCCTGCGGCTGAACGTCGAAACGCGCGGCACCCCGGTGGCCCCGCATGTGGATGCGCTGCGCGCGCTGATCGAAGGATGATCCGATGACTCTCATTCACCCTGTCCTGCTGTGCGGCGGGTCGGGCACCCGGCTGTGGCCGCTGTCGCGCAAGAGCTACCCCAAGCAGTTCGCCCGGCTGACCGGATCGGAAAGCCTGTTCCAGGCCTCGGCCCGCCGCCTGTCGGGGCCGGGTTTCGCCGCGCCGATGGTGGTGACGGGGGCCGATTTCCGCTTCATCGTCACCGAACAACTGGCCCAGGCCGAAATCGCGCCCATGGCCGTGCTGATCGAACCGGCCGCGCGCAACACCGCCCCGGCGATCCTGGCCGCCGCCCTGGCGCTGGCCGCCCGCGACCCCGACGCGCTGATGCTGGTCGCGCCCTCCGACCATGTGATCCCCGATGACGCGCGGTTCCGCGCCGCCGTGCAGGCCGCCGCCCCGGCCGCCGCGACGGGCCGCATCGTGACCTTTGGCATCCGCCCCGACCGCGCGGAAACCGGCTATGGCTGGCTGGAGCTGGAAAGCGCCCCCGATACCGATTTCGCCCCCCTGCCCCAGCCGCTGGTGCGCTTTGTCGAAAAGCCCGATGCGGCGACGGCGGCCGGTCTGCTGGCCTCGGGGCGGCATCTGTGGAACGCGGGGATCTTCCTGTTCTCGGTCCCGGCGATCCTGGCGGCCTTTGCCGAACATGCCCCCGACATCCTGGCCGGCGCCCGGGCCGCCGTCGATCTGGCCCAGACCGACCTGGGGTTCACCCGGCTGGCCGCCGACCCCTGGTCCGCCTTGCCCGACATCTCCATCGACTATGCCGTGATGGAAAAATCCGGCGCCCTGTCGGTGGTGCCCTATGGCGGGATCTGGTCCGATCTGGGCGGCTGGGAGGCGGTCTGGCGCGAGATGGGCCCCGATGCCGACGGGGTGGTGGCCCATGGGCCCGCCACCGCCATCGACTGCGCCGACACCTTGCTGCGCTCCGAGGCGGCCGGGCTGCAACTGGTGGGGATCGGCCTGACCGATATCGTCGCAATCGCCATGCCCGATGCCGTGCTGGTGGCGCACAAATCCCGCGCGCAGGATGTCAAACTGGCGGTACAGAGCCTGAAATCGCAAGGCGCCGCCCAGGCCGAGACCTTTCCCCGCGATCACCGGCCCTGGGGCTGGTTCGAAAGCCTGGTGGTGGGCAACCGTTTCCAGGTGAAACGCATCGTCGTGCATCCGGGGGCGGCGCTGTCGCTGCAAAGCCATCACCACCGTTCGGAACACTGGATCGTGGTCGAAGGCACCGCCCGGGTGACGGTCGACGGCACGGCGCGGCTGGTGACGGAAAACCAGTCGGTCTACATCCCGCTGGGCGCCGTCCACCGGATGGAAAACCCCGGCAAGCTGCCCATGGTGCTGATCGAGGTGCAGACCGGCGCCTATCTGGGCGAGGATGACATCATCCGCTACGAGGATGTCTATGCCCGGGGCCAGGGGGCCAAGGGGTGAAGCGGCCCGGAACCTGGCTGTGGCACGCCGCCTGTCAGGGCGGCTCCCATCGCTTTCGAGGTAAAAGCCGGCGGATCGCCGGGCAAGGGTCATTTTTCTGCCATCAGGGAATGACACTGCCCGGTCATCCGTTCCAATGGTGAAGGTGCAAGGGAATGCTGCCGTGACACATAGTGCTGCCGAACAACTGATGATCGAGCTGATCAACCGCGCCCGTCTGGACCCGGCCGCCGAAGCGGCGCGCCAGGGCATCGACCTGAACGCGGGGCTTGCGGCCGGCACCATCGGCACCGCGCCGTTGCAGGCGGTCGCCCCGTCGGGCCTGCTGCTGGCCTCGGCCGATGCCCACAGCCTGTGGATGCTGACCACCAAAAACTTCAGCCATTACGGCCCCGGCAACAGCACCCCCGAAGACCGGATGGCAGCCGCCGGATACGATTTCAACAGCAGGTGGGCCTGGGGCTGGGGCGAGAACATCGCCTATTGGCGCGACCCCGGCGCCGCCGATGCCGGGGCCGCGATCCTCGATCATTTCGACAGGCTCTATGCCAGCCCGTCGCCCCGCACCGCCACCTTCGGCACCAGTTACCGCGAAGTGGGTGTCGGCCAGCAGATCGGCGTGCAGGACGGGCTGCCCACCTCGATCACGACGCAGAATTACGGCTATGCCAACAACCTCTATTTCCTGACCGGGGTCGCGATCCGCGATGCCGACGGCGACCTGTTCTATGACATCGGCGAAGGCCGGGGCGGCGTGCAGATCGGTACCGCGCTGACCACGGCCGCCGGCGGCTATGCCCTGGCTTCGGCCGGGGGCAACTGGCTTCAGCTTGGCATCACCGCCGGCGGCACCACGACGCGGATCGCGGTCAGATTCGGCGGGGCGAACGTGAAGCTGGATGTCCTGCTGGACGATGCCGGCCAGGCCGTGCGCTTCCTGACCACCGGCGGCATCACGCTGCTGGATGGCGCGGTGCAGGACATGGCCCTGCTGGGCATCGGCAACGGCAGCCTGGGCGGCGGCACCGGCAACGATACCCTGACCGGGAACACCGGGCACAACCAGCTGACCGGGGGGCTGGGCGACGACGCGCTGTCTGGCCTGGCCGGCAACGACACGCTGGACGGCGGCGACGGCAACGACACGCTGGATGGCGGCACCGGCAATGACATGCTGCTGGGGGGCTTGGGCAACGATCTGCTGCGCTCGGACTGGGGCAACAACCAGATGTGGGCCGGCGCCGGCAACGATACCGTCATCGGCGGCACCGGCAACGACATTCTGGGCGGCGGGGCGGATGACGACCTGATCGACGCGCGGGCCGGGGGCCAGAACCAGCTCTGGGGCGCCGACGGGCGCGATACGCTCTGGTCCGGCGACAATGGCGACATGGCCGGCGGCGGCGGCGGCGACGATATCGTGAACGGCGGGGCGGGCAACGACACGCTGATGGGGGGCCTTGGCAACGATACCGTCCTTGGCAATGCCGGGGCCGATGCGATCTATCTGGGCATGGGCAACGACCAGGCCCATGGCGGCGCCGGCAACGACACGATCACCGCCGGCCCCGGGTTTGACCAGCTGTGGGGCGGCGATGGCGCCGACCGGTTCGAGTTCTGGCGCGCGGCCGGCTGGAACCGGGTCGAGGATTTCGATGCCACCGAAGGCGACGTGATCGCGCTTGGCCGCGGCCTGTGGACCGGCACCCATGGCGCGCTGACCGCCCAGCAGGTGGTCAACCTGTTCGGCAGCGTGAATGCCAGCGGCGATGCGGTGCTGAATTTCGCCGCCGCCGGCACCACGGTGGTGATCGTCGGCGCCGGAACCCTGGCGGGCCTGGCTGACGATCTGGTGATCCTGTAAGGCCGCGTAAAGGGGGGTCAGGGGCGAAACAGGCTCTAGCCGGCGCTTCCTGACCATACCTTGCGCAATACGTCCAGGTGCCCGTCCATCGTCTCGGGCGCCCGGGCGCCGGCCCAATAGGCGGTCAGGTCGATATCGCCGCCCAGCACCGCCGCCAGCCGGCCGGCGAATGCCCCGGCATCGCCGGCGCGGAACACCAGGTCGGGGCAATTGCCCAGCTCGCGCGCCCCGCCAAGATCCGAGGTCAGCAGCGGGATGCCCCGCAGGTGCATTTCCAGCGCGACCTGCGGCAGGTTGTCTTCCCACAAGACCGGCACCACGCCCAGGGTGACATCCTGCAACAGCCCGTCCAGCTGGGCATGGGTATAGCCATCGACATGGTCCAGCCCGGCCAGCCGGGGGCGCAGCGCCTCCAGCCGGGCCATGACCTCGGGGGGGCCGCGGCGGGCGGCGACGGTCAGGTGCAGCCGGGCGGCGATGGCGGGGGGCAGCCCCTCCAGCGCATCGAGCAGGAAGAAGAACCCTTTGTCGCGCCGCATGTAGCCCAGATAGGCCAGCCGGACATGGCCCTTGTCATCGCAGAGCGCAGGCCGGGGGGCGGCGCGGTCGAACCGCACGGCCTCGGGCGTGCCGATGCGGGCGGTCTGCAACAGGGCCGGATCCAGCCCATGCGCTGCCGCCAGATCGCGCACCCGGTCCGAGACGCAGAGCACCCGGTGGGCCTGGGCGTTGATCGCCGCCACCATCGCGGCCCGGCGGGCGGCAAAGCGCGCGGCGGCGGCCGGATCGGGGCCCGCAGCCGGACCTGCGGCAGGCGCAGCCCTCCGGCGGCGCAACCGCCGCAGCAGGCCAAGGCCCGCCCGCGCGGCCTTCAGCCCCGCCACCGCCACCGGCACCAGCCGCCGCCCGCCCAGGGCTTCGGCCTGCCAGATCACCGCCAGCGCCGCGCGCCGCGCGCCCGGCCCGGTCTGGCCCCCCGGCAGGCAGGTCACGCAGGCGCGGCCCTGGTCGAAATCCTGACAGTTCCGGCGTTCCTGATGCCACAGGTTCACCTGCGGACAGACCGGGTAATAGTTGTGCAGCACCGGCACCACCCGGGCGCCGGCCGCCCGCGCCACCGCCAGCACCGACACCGGCAGCCCTTCGATATTGTCGAACTGCACGGCATCCCAGGGCCCGGTCGCGGCCAGGAAATCGGCAAAGGCCGCCTCGGTTCCCGCATCGGCCAGCTGGGCCGGGCTGTCCCAGGCCAGCTGCCCCGGGGCCAGCACGGCGGAATTGACGATCCGGTAATGCCCCGGCTGCCCCGGCACCGCCTGCCAGCGGGGGGGCGCCCCGCGCCCCAGGTCATGGCCCAGCCCCGACGACAGCCAGCCAACCTCGATCCCGCTGCCCTCCAGCGCGCGGGCCAGGTTGCGTTCATAGACCGCCACCCCGCCACCCCGCCCCAGCGCATCGCGCCAGTCCACCCAGTTGACGAACAGCACCCGCATGTCACAGCCCCCCGGCAAGGAAGGCAGGCGGGGCCGCGCCGGTGCTGCGGGCCGAAATCAGGCTCTGTGCGGCGTCCAGAGCCTCTCGGATCGTCACATCCATGTCGAGATACCGATAGGTGCCCAGCCGCCCGACAAAGCTGACGCCGGTTTCCGCCCGGGCCCGGTCCATGTAGCGCGCCAGCAACGCCTGTTCGCCCGCCAGCCGGACCGGATAATAGGGAATGTCCCCGGGCCCCGCCGCGCGGGAATATTCCCGCACCACGACCGACCCGGCCGGGCGTTCCCAGGGGGCGAAATGGCGATGTTCGGCAATCCGGGTATAGGGGACATCGGCATCCGGGTGGTTCATCACCGCGCAGCCCTGCCAGTCGCCGTCATGGGTGAAACGTTCGAAATCCAGCGTGCGATAGGCCAGCCGTCCCAGATCATGGCCGAACCAGGCATCCAGCGGCCCGGTCCAGACCACATGGTCCCAGCCCCCCGCCCGCGCCCCGGCCGGGGTGACATGGCGCCCCAGGTCCAGCGTGATGCCCGGACACTCCAGAATGGCGGCGACCAGCGCAGTATAGCCGGCCTCGGGCATGCCCTGGAAACGGTGGAAGAAATAGTTGTCGTCATAGTCGAAGCGCAGCGGCAGGCGTTTGAGGATGCTGGCGGGCAGATCGCGCGGGTCGCAGCCCCATTGCTTGGCGGTATAGCCGCGAAAGAAGGCGGCATAGATCTCGGGCCCGACCATCGCCAGGGCCTGTTCTTCGAAATTCGCCGGTTCCCCGCCATGGGCCGGGGCCTGCGCCCGGGCGGCGATGAAGGCGCGCGCCTCGTCGGGGCGCAGGGCCAGGCCGAAGATCTGGTTGATGGTGTGCAGGTTGACCGGCAGCGCATAGACCCGCCCCCCCACCGTGGCCTTGACCCGGTTCACATAGGGCCTGAACGTGCCGAAGCGGGTCACATAGTCCCATACCCCGGCATCGTCGGTATGAAAGATGTGCGGCCCGTAGACATGGACCATCACCCCGGTCTCGGCACAGCGTTCGGTATGGCAGTTGCCCGCCACATGCGGCCGCGCATCGGCCACCGTCACCGCGACGCCGGCCCCGGCCAGTTCCCGCGCGATCACCGCGCCGGAAAACCCGGCCCCCACGATCAATACCCGCTGCACCACATGTCCCCCCTGCCCGTCATATCGCCTTCGGCGGCAGGGCCATCAGTTCATCATGCAGCGCGATCGCATCGTAAAGCCGGTCGAAGAACTGCAACTTGCCATCGTAAAGCACCACCCCCGCATCGCAGAAGGCATAGAGATCCTTGGGGTTGTGGCTGACCACGATGGCGCTGGCCTGTTTCATGCGGGCGCGGAACACCGCCTGGCTCTTGATGCGGAAGCGCGCATCGCCCACCGCCGTCACCTCGTCGACCAGATAGGTGTCAAAGCGGATGCCCATGGAAATCCCGAAGGTCAGCCGCGACCGCATCCCCGAGGAATAGGTCCGCACCGGCATGTGGAAATGCGCGCCGATCTCGGCGAAATCCTCGACGAAATCGACCAGCTCGTCGCTGTCCACGCCATAGACCCGGGCGATGAAGCGGGTGTTCTGCATGCCGGTCAGGTCGCCATGGAAGCTGCCGCCATAGCCCACCGGCCAGGAGATCGTGCCATCCGAGACGACGCGGCCCGACGTGGGGCGTTCCGCCCCGGCGATGATGCGCATCAGCGTCGATTTGCCGGCCCCGTTGCGGCCCAGAAGCGCCAGCGACTTGCCGGTGGGCAGCGTGGCGCTCAGGTCGTTGATCACGGTCTGCCAGCGGCCGCGTACCCAGTAGCCCTTGGTCAGGTTCTCGAACCGGATCACCGCGCGCGCCCCGCCCCTATCCGCGGTCGCGCAGGCTGTAATAGACCAGCGCCAGCACCGACCACAGCATCAGCAGGAAGAAGCCCACCAGCCCCAGCAGCACCGGCCGGTCGGGATATTCGGATTTCTGCGCCAGCGTCGGGCGGATGTAGGTGGCCAGATACAGCGTCTGGCGTTCCGCGCGCGACCGGGCGGCATCCAGCGCGGCCTGGGCGGCGCGATAGGTGGCCTCGGCCACCTCCTGGTCCACCAGCAGGCTTTCGTAGCGGGCGATCAGCGTGGGGTAGTCGGTTTCCGAGATGGTGACATCCTGCGCGGCAAAGCTCTGGCGTTCCTGGGCGATCCGTTCGCGGATCACCTCGATGCGGCGTTGCAGCTGGCGGCGGCGGGGGTCGCCCTCGTCGATGCCGGTCAGCAGATCCAGGTCGACAAGGGCCTGGGCCAGCTGTTCCTGCAAGCTGGTCAGGATGCCCATGCGGCCCTGGATGTCGGCCGCCGGATCGACGATCTGGGTGGTGGCGCGAAACGAGGTCAGCGCCTCGCGCGCGGCGCGCAGCCGGGCGACGGACTGGTCCAGATCCTGTTGCGCCCAGGCCATGGCATCGCGGCGGGCGGTATCGTTCAGCTGGTTGATCATCGCCTGGCTTTCGGCGACCAGCTGCGTGGCCACCGACCGGGCAAAGGCCGGATCATGGGCCCGGACCTCGACCTCGATCAGGCCGCTGCCCTCGTCGTAGCTGATGCGCACCATGCGCGACCAGAACTCTGTCAGCTCCTCGATCGTGGCATCGGGCCACAGCGAGAACAGCGGGTCATGGGGCCAGTTGCGGGCATAATGCGCGACCAGCCCGACATCGCCATCCACCCGGGCGACCAGATCCTGGCTCTGGATGTATTCGTAAAGCACGCGGGCGTTCGATCCGCTGGAACTGCCGACCCCCAGCATCTGCGCCAGCCCCCCGGCCACCGCCCCGGCCGAGGCGGTTTCCTCTTGCCGGACGGTAAAGCCGACCTTCGAGGCATACTGGTCCTGGGCCAGCACCCACAGATAGGCAGCGGTCAGCAGCAGCGGCAAGGCCACGACCAGCAGCAGCGTCAGGACAAGCCCGCGGTGGCGCGGCTGCATCCGGGCCGGAGAGACCAGCGGACGCACCTGAACCTCGGCCAGCGCGGCGGCCCAGGCGCCCGGTTTGGGCGGGGCCTCGCCGCCGGCCGGGCCGACGGCAGGGGCCTGGCCGGGGGGCGGGGGCCTGGTTGCCGGCGGGGCCGCCCGTGTCACGGCGGGAACGGCAGGGCCGGCTGCCAGCGCGGCAGGGCCGGCCGGCTTTTGCGCCGGGGCGGCCGCAGGTTTCGCCGGGGCGGGCGCAGGGCCAGGAACGGCGGGCCGGGGGGCAGGCGCCGGGGCAGCGGGTTTCGGGGGCGCCGCCTGCGGGGCCTGGGCACCGCCGGCCGGCACCGGCGCGGCGGCCGGTTTCGGGGCCTGGGGGGCGGCCGGGGCCACGGGGCCGGAGGGCGCGGCGGCAGACGGGGCGGCGGGCCCGTCCTGCGGCGCGGGGGGCACCGCTGCGGCCTGTGCCCCGGGCTTCGGCGCGCCGCCTTCGGTCACCGGCACGATCCTTGGCCCCACGGGCAGGCCCGCGGCGATGCGTTCGGCCTGCCGCTGGGCGCGGCGTTCGTCAAGGCGGGCCTGGCGCAGCTCGGGCGAAAGGTGGGAACCCGGCTTGCCATCATCCTTGCCGTCCGCCCCGTATGGATCGTTTTTCGCCACGTGGTGTCCCGTGCCTTTCGATGCCCGTTTGCGCCTGTCTGCGGTTTTCTACATAATCCCGGCAGTCTGCACCAGTTCAAGGATGGGGCCGTGACCGCCACCGGCACCGAATTGCCCGACCAGCCCGTGAAACTGCCCGATCGCGGCCCCCGGCCGCGCGCGGCGGCACGCACCATCGTGGCGCTGATGCTGCGCGAGATGTCAACCCGCTACGGCCGGTCGCCCGGCGGCTACATCTGGGCCATCGTCGAGCCGCTGGCCGGCATCCTGCTGCTGTCGATCGCCTTTTCGATGCTGATGCGCTCGCCGCCGCTGGGGTCCAGCTTCGTGCTGTTCAAGGCCACCGGCATGATGCCCTTCATGCTCTACATGACGATTTCCGGCTCTATCGGCCATGCGCTGCACTTTTCGCGGCCGCTGCTGCAATATCCCGGGGTGACCTGGCTGGATGCCATCGTGGCCCGGTTCACGCTGAACACCCTGACCTCGATCCTGGTGACCTACCTGATCCTGACCGGCATCCTGGTCTGGACCGGCACGCGCACCGTGCTGGACATGGGCGACATCGGGCTGGCGATCGGGCTGGCCGCGCTGCTGGGGCTGGGGATCGGGGTGCTGAACAGTTATCTCTCGCTGGCATTTCCGGTCTGGGATCAGGCCTGGGCCATCCTGAACCGGCCGCTGTTCCTGATTTCCGGCATCCTGTTCCTGTACGAGGATTCGCCGAAACTGATCCAGGACATCCTGTGGTGGAACCCGCTGGTGCATATCATCGGCCTGATGCGGGCCGGGTTCTATCCGATGTATTATGCCAGCTATGTCTCGGTGATCTATGTGCTGACCTGCGCGCTGCTGCCGCTGGTGGCGGGGCTTTTGCTGCTGCACCGCCATCACCTCGATCTGCTCAACCGCTAGGCGGGCCCAGATCCAGCGCGCGGTCCAGCGCCAGGGCCAGGCGGTCCTGGTCATGGGCGGCGCGGACAAAATCCTGCGCGGCGCGGCGCATGGGGCCAAAGCGGCCCGGGTCGGCCAGCACGGCGGCCAGCTGCGCCGCAAGGCTGGCCGCATCGGTGGCGGGCAGGAAATGCCGCCCCGGTTCCAGCCCGATCACCGCCGCCGGCCCGGGCGAGGCAATCACGATCAGCCCGGCCGCCGCCGCCTCGAGGATCTTGTTCTGCATGCCGGTAAAGGTCAGCACCGGGCACAGCGCCACATCCTGCCCGGCCAGCGCCAGGGCCATGTCGGCGGGTTCCTCGGCCCCGATGGGCAGGCCCGCTGCAAGGGTGGCGGCCAGCGCGGGGGCACCCCGGCCCAGCAGGGTCAGCTCTGCCGTGCCTGCGGCCACCAGCCCGGCCGCGCCCCGCACCGCCAGCCCGGCCGCCTCGCGGTTGGGAAAATAGGTGAAGTTCCCCGACACGCAGATCCGCAGCCGCCCCGGCCGCAGCGGTGCCGGGTCATGGAACCGCCCGGGCGCCAGGCTGAGCGGCAGGTGAATGAACCCCGGGTGGCGCGCCGCCTCGTCGGGATTGACGAGGATCACCGGGGCAAACAGCGCCGCGGCCCGCGCCTCGGCCCGGACCAGGCGGCGCGCCTCGAACCGCATCAGGGCGCGGCGCGGCCAGGGCGCGCGCGCGCCGATCCGGTCCATGTTCTCGGACAACAGGTCGATCATCTCCAGCCAGCGGCGGGGGGGGGCGGCGGCCAGCCAGGGTTCCAGCGCCAGCGCCGGACGCAGGGTGATGAAGCCCACCGCATCGAACCCCCCCGTCGCCAGCAAGCCGCGAAAGGCCCGCACGAAGGCCGGCTGGCGCCAGATCCCCGCCTGGATCGGCAGGCCGCCCGGCAGCCCCCGCAAGGCGCCCAGAACGGCGCGGGGGGCGGAAAACGGCACCTCGACCAGCCGCACGCCGGGATCGGGCCAGGGCGTATCGTCCCCGCCACCAAAGCTCAGCACCGTCACCTCGCCATGACGGCGCAGCATGGCGATGCGGGCGCGCAGCACCACCCCGTCGCCCCGCCCGACCTGCCGCGCCGACCGGCAGGCCACCAGCAGAAAGCGCCGCCCGCTCATGGCACGCGAGGCGGGGCGATGGCCTGGGCGCCCGCATGGGCCAGCACCTGATCATGCGGGCGGCTGGTGCGCCGCGCCAGCCCGTCGGCCAGCGCAAGGCCCAGCAGCCGCAGGAAGACCCGGCCCTGCCCGGGGTGGCGGCGCGCCTTCATCAGCCATTTCGGCACCAGCACCAGCAGCGCCGGCCAGAACCACGGGCCGGCACAGCGGCGGTGGAACATCAGCATGTTGCGGTAATAGTAATAGGCCTTCCACAGCGGGGTGAACCGCCCCGGCGCCCCGGAAAAGGTGGAACAATCATGCTCGAACCGCAGCGCGGGGGCAAAGCCCAGGGGGCCCCCCGCCTGGGTCAGGCCCAGGGTGTAAAGCCCGTCATCGGCATAAAGGAACAGCCGCCCGTCGGGATAGCCCGCCCGCGCGATCGCCGCGCGCGACAGGAACAGCCCCACGAAGGACGCCCCGTCCACCGCCCGCACCGCCGCCCCCGGGGCATAATCGGCCCGGCCCAGCGCCAGCCCCCGCCCCGTCAGCCGCCCGGCCAGCCGGCGCAGCGGCTGGCGGAACGGGTTCTGCCAGGGCCGGTTCATCGCGCAGATCCGGCCATCGGGGTAATGCACGGCCGCAGCCAGCGCCTCCCATCCGGTGCGGTCCATGGCGGCAAAGGCCGCCAGCGCGCCGGGATCGGGGCGGGCGTCATCATCCATCACCACCAGCCAGTCGGGATCGAACCGCTCCATG
Above is a genomic segment from Gemmobacter sp. containing:
- a CDS encoding glycosyltransferase, coding for MSGRRFLLVACRSARQVGRGDGVVLRARIAMLRRHGEVTVLSFGGGDDTPWPDPGVRLVEVPFSAPRAVLGALRGLPGGLPIQAGIWRQPAFVRAFRGLLATGGFDAVGFITLRPALALEPWLAAAPPRRWLEMIDLLSENMDRIGARAPWPRRALMRFEARRLVRAEARAAALFAPVILVNPDEAARHPGFIHLPLSLAPGRFHDPAPLRPGRLRICVSGNFTYFPNREAAGLAVRGAAGLVAAGTAELTLLGRGAPALAATLAAGLPIGAEEPADMALALAGQDVALCPVLTFTGMQNKILEAAAAGLIVIASPGPAAVIGLEPGRHFLPATDAASLAAQLAAVLADPGRFGPMRRAAQDFVRAAHDQDRLALALDRALDLGPPSG
- a CDS encoding ABC transporter ATP-binding protein, producing the protein MIRFENLTKGYWVRGRWQTVINDLSATLPTGKSLALLGRNGAGKSTLMRIIAGAERPTSGRVVSDGTISWPVGYGGSFHGDLTGMQNTRFIARVYGVDSDELVDFVEDFAEIGAHFHMPVRTYSSGMRSRLTFGISMGIRFDTYLVDEVTAVGDARFRIKSQAVFRARMKQASAIVVSHNPKDLYAFCDAGVVLYDGKLQFFDRLYDAIALHDELMALPPKAI
- a CDS encoding glycosyltransferase; its protein translation is MRVLFVNWVDWRDALGRGGGVAVYERNLARALEGSGIEVGWLSSGLGHDLGRGAPPRWQAVPGQPGHYRIVNSAVLAPGQLAWDSPAQLADAGTEAAFADFLAATGPWDAVQFDNIEGLPVSVLAVARAAGARVVPVLHNYYPVCPQVNLWHQERRNCQDFDQGRACVTCLPGGQTGPGARRAALAVIWQAEALGGRRLVPVAVAGLKAARAGLGLLRRLRRRRAAPAAGPAAGPDPAAAARFAARRAAMVAAINAQAHRVLCVSDRVRDLAAAHGLDPALLQTARIGTPEAVRFDRAAPRPALCDDKGHVRLAYLGYMRRDKGFFFLLDALEGLPPAIAARLHLTVAARRGPPEVMARLEALRPRLAGLDHVDGYTHAQLDGLLQDVTLGVVPVLWEDNLPQVALEMHLRGIPLLTSDLGGARELGNCPDLVFRAGDAGAFAGRLAAVLGGDIDLTAYWAGARAPETMDGHLDVLRKVWSGSAG
- a CDS encoding ABC transporter permease — encoded protein: MTATGTELPDQPVKLPDRGPRPRAAARTIVALMLREMSTRYGRSPGGYIWAIVEPLAGILLLSIAFSMLMRSPPLGSSFVLFKATGMMPFMLYMTISGSIGHALHFSRPLLQYPGVTWLDAIVARFTLNTLTSILVTYLILTGILVWTGTRTVLDMGDIGLAIGLAALLGLGIGVLNSYLSLAFPVWDQAWAILNRPLFLISGILFLYEDSPKLIQDILWWNPLVHIIGLMRAGFYPMYYASYVSVIYVLTCALLPLVAGLLLLHRHHLDLLNR
- a CDS encoding mannose-1-phosphate guanylyltransferase/mannose-6-phosphate isomerase; the protein is MTLIHPVLLCGGSGTRLWPLSRKSYPKQFARLTGSESLFQASARRLSGPGFAAPMVVTGADFRFIVTEQLAQAEIAPMAVLIEPAARNTAPAILAAALALAARDPDALMLVAPSDHVIPDDARFRAAVQAAAPAAATGRIVTFGIRPDRAETGYGWLELESAPDTDFAPLPQPLVRFVEKPDAATAAGLLASGRHLWNAGIFLFSVPAILAAFAEHAPDILAGARAAVDLAQTDLGFTRLAADPWSALPDISIDYAVMEKSGALSVVPYGGIWSDLGGWEAVWREMGPDADGVVAHGPATAIDCADTLLRSEAAGLQLVGIGLTDIVAIAMPDAVLVAHKSRAQDVKLAVQSLKSQGAAQAETFPRDHRPWGWFESLVVGNRFQVKRIVVHPGAALSLQSHHHRSEHWIVVEGTARVTVDGTARLVTENQSVYIPLGAVHRMENPGKLPMVLIEVQTGAYLGEDDIIRYEDVYARGQGAKG
- a CDS encoding sugar transporter, encoding MAKNDPYGADGKDDGKPGSHLSPELRQARLDERRAQRQAERIAAGLPVGPRIVPVTEGGAPKPGAQAAAVPPAPQDGPAAPSAAAPSGPVAPAAPQAPKPAAAPVPAGGAQAPQAAPPKPAAPAPAPRPAVPGPAPAPAKPAAAPAQKPAGPAALAAGPAVPAVTRAAPPATRPPPPGQAPAVGPAGGEAPPKPGAWAAALAEVQVRPLVSPARMQPRHRGLVLTLLLVVALPLLLTAAYLWVLAQDQYASKVGFTVRQEETASAGAVAGGLAQMLGVGSSSGSNARVLYEYIQSQDLVARVDGDVGLVAHYARNWPHDPLFSLWPDATIEELTEFWSRMVRISYDEGSGLIEVEVRAHDPAFARSVATQLVAESQAMINQLNDTARRDAMAWAQQDLDQSVARLRAAREALTSFRATTQIVDPAADIQGRMGILTSLQEQLAQALVDLDLLTGIDEGDPRRRQLQRRIEVIRERIAQERQSFAAQDVTISETDYPTLIARYESLLVDQEVAEATYRAAQAALDAARSRAERQTLYLATYIRPTLAQKSEYPDRPVLLGLVGFFLLMLWSVLALVYYSLRDRG
- a CDS encoding UDP-galactopyranose mutase; this encodes MVQRVLIVGAGFSGAVIARELAGAGVAVTVADARPHVAGNCHTERCAETGVMVHVYGPHIFHTDDAGVWDYVTRFGTFRPYVNRVKATVGGRVYALPVNLHTINQIFGLALRPDEARAFIAARAQAPAHGGEPANFEEQALAMVGPEIYAAFFRGYTAKQWGCDPRDLPASILKRLPLRFDYDDNYFFHRFQGMPEAGYTALVAAILECPGITLDLGRHVTPAGARAGGWDHVVWTGPLDAWFGHDLGRLAYRTLDFERFTHDGDWQGCAVMNHPDADVPYTRIAEHRHFAPWERPAGSVVVREYSRAAGPGDIPYYPVRLAGEQALLARYMDRARAETGVSFVGRLGTYRYLDMDVTIREALDAAQSLISARSTGAAPPAFLAGGL
- a CDS encoding phosphomannomutase encodes the protein MPVLSCFKAYDIRGRLGIDLDAGIAARIGHGFALALGARRVVLGRDARASSAELAQAVAGALLAEGVEVLDLGLSGTEEMYFATTHFGADGGICVTASHNPMDWNGMKMVGAGSAPLDPGTAMARIKALAEAGETGPAGRAGSVCDVAATARAAYVDRVLSFVDPAALAPLHIVVNAGNGAAGPSFDAIAEGLAARGAPLRFTRLHHAPDGTFPNGIPNPLLAENRPVTADAVVAAGADMGVAWDGDFDRCFLFDHTGGFIDGEYVVGLLAEAFLAREPGATIIHDPRIIWNTQDVVARAGGRAVQCRTGHAFVKQAMRAENAVYGGEMSAHHYFRDFVACDSGMIPWLLVAGLIGRSGRSLADLVAARQAAFPSSGEINFTLADPAAAVARVQAAYGPQAVHADTMDGLGLSFPGWRFNLRASNTEPVLRLNVETRGTPVAPHVDALRALIEG